The genomic DNA TTGGAGATCTGGGCGAGCGAGAGGAGTGCACCGAGCCGATCGTTCGGGCCTCGAGAGCTGGCGGTCATGGTGGCGGTGGCACCCCCTGGCGACGTGGTGCGCGGACGGTGGCGAACGCGGACAGCGGCGCGCCACCGGGCTGCTGCTGCACCTAGCGTAGTCGTCCGGGTTCCGAGGGTTAAGGGTCGGCATTCCGGATGGCGGGATCGCGCACCCGCGAGGCCGACCGTCGACCGGCGCCCGGGCGGACGCGGCCGCCCCCGCCGGGCCGTCGCGGACGCCCGTGCTCCGGCGCCGTGCCCACGTGCGCCACTCGTGCCCCCTGGCCTCGCGGGCAGGTCGGCGATTCGCTGGAGGCCGTGGATCGGCCCGCCGTCGAGGACCCGGCGGGCCGGGGGAAACGCTGCCGTGATCCCCGCGGGCAGCGAGCGGTCCGGGAGGGCATGCGGATGCCCTCCCGGGCGTGCGACGCCTTTCGGCCATTTCCGGGCCCCGTCCGGCCCGGAATCCACCGCCGGAACGGCAGGACGGCACGGCCCGGGCCCCGGAGGGGGCGGCCCGGCCCGCGCCACCCCCCGCCACCCCGCCACGCTCCGCCCCCGCCCGCGCGCGGCCCGTCCGCCGCCCGGCACCGCGCCACCGCACGCCACCACCGGCGTGCGGCGCGCCCGCCGAGCCCCCCGTCACCCTCCGCGACCGCCTCCCGCCGCCCGCTCCCCGGGCCGGGCACGACCCGCCCCGGCGTCCCGATCGGGCGTCAATCCTCGTACTGAGCTGCGCAACAGGGGTTCCCCGGCGCCACTGCGGTGGCACGATGTCTCCTGACGGCGCGCTCCCCGCCCCGCGGGTCCCGCGTGCCCGGTTCCTCGTCAGGCGGAGGCGCGCGATGCGGTGGCTCACCGGCTGGAGCGGCCTGACCCGGGCCGCCGACCCCGCGCTGGCCGCGGTCCGCCCGCTCGCCGCGACCACGCTCTGGGCCGGGCCCAATCCGCTCTGGGCGGTGGGCGACTGGCGCCCGGACGAGATCCGCCTCGCCACCCTCCGCCCCGGCGCCCCGGCCACCGTCACCGGCGGGCTCACCCCCCTCGACCCCACCGAGCTGACCGCCGCCGCCGACTCCCCGGCCACCGTCCGGCTCGCCGTGCTCGGCCGCTGCGGCGCCTCCGACCGCGAGCTCGCCGCCGGCCTCGCCGCGGCCCGCGGCGGCGCCGTCCGGCACCTCACCCACTGGCCCGGCAGTTACACGGTGGTCCTCTCCACCGGTGCCCGCTCCACCGTCCTGCTCACCGACCTGGCCGGCGCGCTCCCGGTCTTCCACACCCCCTTCGCCGGCGGCACCGCGTACGCCACGGCCGCACTCCCGCTCGCCGACCTGACCGGCGCCCCCGTCGACCCCGAGTACCTCGCCGCCCACCTGGCCGTCCCCGACTCGCCCGAGGCCACCGGCACCCGTACCCCGTACGCCGGGGTCCACCGCGTCCCGCCCGGCCACACCCTCGGCATCCGGTCCGGCCGCCCCTACCTCTCCCCGTACGAACCCGAGCCCGGCCCCGAGCCCCGCGAGGAACCCCCGGCCGTCCGCGAACTCACCCGCGCCCTGCTGGAGGCCGTCCGCTGCCGCGTCCGCACCGCCCCCGAGCCCACCTCCGACCGGCCCCGCCTCGGCGTCGACCTCTCGTACGGCACCGCCTCCGCGACGGTCGCGCTGCTCGCGGCGGCCGTCCCGCTCCCGGCCGGCCCCGCCCCCACCGCCCGGAGGACGACCGACCCGCCCGTCCGCACCGGCGCGGTCAAGGGCTCCTGGGCCCGCCCCACCGCCCACCGGGAGGACGACGAGGACCGCGATGACGCCGGGCCGGCCCTGGCCGCCGTCACCCTCGCCGCCCACGACGGCCCGGACGCCGCCGACCGCCCCGGCACCCTCGCCCTCGCGGTCGACGCGCCGCGGCTGCGGCACATCCTGCTGCCCGCCGCG from Kitasatospora terrestris includes the following:
- a CDS encoding asparagine synthase-related protein — its product is MRWLTGWSGLTRAADPALAAVRPLAATTLWAGPNPLWAVGDWRPDEIRLATLRPGAPATVTGGLTPLDPTELTAAADSPATVRLAVLGRCGASDRELAAGLAAARGGAVRHLTHWPGSYTVVLSTGARSTVLLTDLAGALPVFHTPFAGGTAYATAALPLADLTGAPVDPEYLAAHLAVPDSPEATGTRTPYAGVHRVPPGHTLGIRSGRPYLSPYEPEPGPEPREEPPAVRELTRALLEAVRCRVRTAPEPTSDRPRLGVDLSYGTASATVALLAAAVPLPAGPAPTARRTTDPPVRTGAVKGSWARPTAHREDDEDRDDAGPALAAVTLAAHDGPDAADRPGTLALAVDAPRLRHILLPAALPYTDLSADPLAGPLTDAPGTALLAADRFAAAHRAGGADHLTGYGARQVLDGHPARLADLIRTGRARELLAPVAALAGADRATAGALTGTVRTPVTVLRAARRLARTRYAEALDDLAVRLTVRPAVPDPVTAGTGAAADLAWTVPAPAARLLSDEALAVLAQRLRTAARGPAPAEHPGARRARLALHRHAADFRTLVHATEQHGQRLHAPFLDNQVVRAARLLPDETRLQPGARHALLRAVLAGTGRADLPADWGRGPRPDRLTPARTGLRLAADTLADLFHRPLLGDAGLIDVPAVRRTLALATDPEHPLPPATVGALADLIATELWLRRTAARRHGSSWTNLPGPRRPALDPRP